The genomic stretch GATCAGCCGGACGGGGTGATCCCACCCTTCCCGCGCGGCAGCGCGGAGCGTCCCGGCCAGACCCCATGCCACCTCAGCACCAGCCCGGAGTTCACCTTCACTTCCAGGCTACAACCCCGGTTGTGGGGCTTGGTCGCCTCCGATGAGAGGCCGGCTGAAGACGGTCAGCGCAGCGCCCGGGTGGATCTGTCGAGCGTGGGTGCGGGCCCGACGTTCCCCACCGGGGGGCTTGTGGAGGCTCGCCGCACCAACCGAGGGGCGGGGGGCAGATTGTTATCGAAGGACTGGCCTGCAGGGCGTAGGAGGTCGCTCAGCAGGAAAGAGAGATTGACCGGGATACGCCATCCATCTCGCCCCGCTACGCGTCCCCATAGCGTCTGGCCTCGTCGTCAAGCAGTTCCTGCCCGAGCTGGATGAGCCGCGCAAAGTTCGCGGTCTGGAAGACGACCTTGTGAACCACGGTCGCTGTGGGATTCTTCTCATCGCCCTCGGCGAAGCACAGATTGAGCACGACCTCCCCGCGTTTCGCGTCCAGAAGGGTGAAATTGGCGTACGTCGGCGGAATGTGGCTGGGCATGCGGATCTTCATGATGGTCTCCGTGTGGTGAGGCTGAGGACGTACTGGGGGTTGAAGGGGGCGTCGGCCAGGAACAACAGGTTCGGCAGGCGCAGGTGGGCCAGCCGGAACGGCTGCTGCAGGCGGGATTCGATCAGGGCCTGGTCGACCTCGGATTCCTTCAGGGCGAGCAGCCGCAGGTGGGCGTACTGCAGCCGTCCGAAGCCGATGCCGGGCCGATGCGCGGCCGTTCCAGCCTCCCGGAGGGCGTGGGAGGCGGAGCGGAGGGTCAGGGGCATCGTGGTCGCGTCATGGAACAGGTACAGGGCCTTCTGGCGCCGGCGCAGGAACCACAGGCGCAGGGCAATACACGCCGGGTCGCTGAGACGCAGCACGACGTCCGGCCCACCATCCCGGCCGGGGAGGGTCAGGGAGCGGGTGGCGAGACTGACCTGCTCCTTCTTCAGGCCGATCAGCGTCTGGGCCTTCAGGCCCGTGTGGTAGACGAGATACGCCAGGGTGCGGATCCCTGGGTCGTCGATCGCCCGGAGCAGCCGCGCGATGTCGCCTTCGGTGAGCAGGTGTGGCCCATACACACTCCGCGGCAACGGGGGTACCAGCGCGGTCGAGGCCGGGATGTGCTGGTGGGCCCGCAGCCACGTCAGGATCTGCACCAGGCCCCGGGCGAGCCGGTAGGAGTCGTGACGCCCCCAGCGGCGGCCCTGGGTGAGCATGGCCCCGACGGCGGCCCCGTCGGCCCGGTAGGAGCCGGGGAGGCGGCGGAAGGCCGTCCACGCGTCCCGGAACAGCCGCTCGCCTTTCGGGCTGAGGCCGGACTGCTGGCGCTCGGCCAGAAACGCCTCGAAGTGCGTGTCGATCCGGGCCATGCTTATTCTCCCCGACTGCGCAGAGGTGAGGAGCGGCGGTGGGCCGCCTTGACGTCATCGTCGAGCAGCTGAGCGTACCGGTTGCTCATCTCCAACGAGGAGTGACCGAAGATGCGCTGCAGCGTGAAGACGTCCCCGCCGTTGCGCAGGTACTGCACGGCAAACCCACGGCGGAACGCGTGGGCGCTGAGGCGCTGCAAGGCGGCAAACTGGCACAGGCGGTCGAGCACCTTGTCCAGAGCCCCACGGGTCATCTGGTGGTCACCCACCAGAAACACGTAGGGGCTTCCAGGGTCAGCGTCCCGTTCCTGCGAGATGTAGGCGCGGACTGCTTTGAGGGTCGGGCGCTCCATGGGGACGGAGCGCGATTTCCCGCCCTTTCCCTTGCGGATCAGCAGGAAACCTTCGGGACGAACGTCGTCGAGTTGCAGGTTCAGGGCTTCAGAGGCGCGGACGCCCGTGTCGTACAGCACGGTGAGCAGCGCCACGTCCCGTAGCGGTGTCCGGGATTTGAGCCGGGCCGCGCCGAGCAGCTTCTGGAAGTCACTGAACCGAACTGCTGGCATCGGTTCCCGCGGCAAGCGGGGCATCGGCAGCCGGCGGGTCAGGTCGGTCGGCAGCAGTTCCTCACTGTGGGCCCATTTCAGCAGGGTCTTGACGGGGCGCAACCGCGCATGGGCACCGCCGGGCGACAGGGTGGCCGAGCAGTGCACGGCGTATTCGCGGAGGGACAGGGGCGTGATCTGGGTCAGGCGCTCGATGTTCCGCGTGGCCATCCAGGTGGTCAAGGCCGTGAACGCGGCACGGTATGCGCGGGTGGTCTGGGGGCTGTGGCCTCTGGCCTCGCCGTCGAGCAGGAATTCTTCGATGATCTGCGGGAGTGAATCGAGCATACGGATCCTCCGGCAGCCTCTTTTTCGTCACGCTTCAACCTGGAATGTCTACACGCTCTGTCCAAAACACGGGGACACGTTTTGGTCGCCGCACACTCGGACTGAGCCTCGATTCGGGTGAAACGAAACGAAAAAAGGCCGCAACCAGCGGTCGCAGCCCCCTCTCTTCTTCTGGCGGAACGGGAGAGATTCGAACTCTCGGTACGGTTGCCCGTACACACGCTTTCCAGGCGTGCCCCTTCAACCACTCGGGCACCGTTCCAGCGCACAGCAGAGTAGCCCATGCCCGGGGGGAAATCAAACCATGACGCTCCTCGCTCCGGCGCCCTCCCCAGGGGCATACAATCCTGACCGTGACCTTTGTGACCGTCGTTGCCGTGCTGTTGTCGTATCTGCTGGGCTCCATCCCGGCCGCCGCGTGGGTCGCCCGTGGGCGGGGCGTGGACATCCGGACGGTCGGCAGCGGCAACAGCGGCGCCACCAACGTGATGCGCTCGGTCGGCAAGGGGCCGGCCCTGGCCGTGGCCGTCTTCGACATCCTCAAGGGTGCGCTGGCGGTGACGCTGGCCCGCACCCTGGGTCTGGCGGAGCCGTGGGCCGCCGCGTGCGGCGTGGCGGCCGTGGTGGGCCACAACTTCAGCCCGTTCCTGGGGTTCCGGGGCGGCAAGGGCGTGGCGACCAGCTTCGGCACGATCGCCGCGCTCGACCCGGTCATCGGTGGGGGCACCTTCGTGGTCGGCATCTTCACGATGTGGCTCACGCGCTTCGTGAGTGCCGGCAGCATCGTGGGGGCGCTGGTGGCAGCGGTGCTGGTGGTGGCGCTGGGCCGGACGCCGTGGCAGATGCTGGTGATCGCGGGGCTGTCAGGCCTGCTGATCTGGCTGCACCGCGAGAACATCGCGCGGCTCCACGCCGGCAATGAGCGGCGTCTAGGTGAAAAGGTGAAGTGAGGAC from Deinococcus sp. AB2017081 encodes the following:
- the plsY gene encoding glycerol-3-phosphate 1-O-acyltransferase PlsY; translated protein: MTFVTVVAVLLSYLLGSIPAAAWVARGRGVDIRTVGSGNSGATNVMRSVGKGPALAVAVFDILKGALAVTLARTLGLAEPWAAACGVAAVVGHNFSPFLGFRGGKGVATSFGTIAALDPVIGGGTFVVGIFTMWLTRFVSAGSIVGALVAAVLVVALGRTPWQMLVIAGLSGLLIWLHRENIARLHAGNERRLGEKVK
- a CDS encoding tyrosine-type recombinase/integrase; its protein translation is MLDSLPQIIEEFLLDGEARGHSPQTTRAYRAAFTALTTWMATRNIERLTQITPLSLREYAVHCSATLSPGGAHARLRPVKTLLKWAHSEELLPTDLTRRLPMPRLPREPMPAVRFSDFQKLLGAARLKSRTPLRDVALLTVLYDTGVRASEALNLQLDDVRPEGFLLIRKGKGGKSRSVPMERPTLKAVRAYISQERDADPGSPYVFLVGDHQMTRGALDKVLDRLCQFAALQRLSAHAFRRGFAVQYLRNGGDVFTLQRIFGHSSLEMSNRYAQLLDDDVKAAHRRSSPLRSRGE